In Candidatus Cloacimonadota bacterium, a single genomic region encodes these proteins:
- a CDS encoding SUMF1/EgtB/PvdO family nonheme iron enzyme gives MQLLPGAKIRDYEIIRLIGSGGMGEVWLARETMLDRLVAVKLISVRLTQDQAFAARFQNEARIQARLSHPHIVGLLSFFEERGDYCMVQEYAPGITLRELIERTGPIPERRALGIFRQLVEALAYAHNKGIIHRDVKPANIMVDTQNSDAVKVMDFGIARLLEDGHLTRPGSVVGSTSYMSPEQVLSQENLDQRTDIYSAGVVLYEMLSGRLPFDPNSESHYSIQNKIVSQELPDPRSVYPYISDATVFLLRRLTQKNRDFRLARIANALNLADHGSQGVMGSAPGKDFPSAADEDLVLEDPPKRAKTWLDFWYIYLLLIGLIAFLLYRYATSPVQTDWPVQPGSVAGTDTAGVEVAPLAAKTVEKYMPAGPDFIYVAGGTFHMGANGVNANEQPVHQVQVSPFYICRHEVTQAEWSSVLGHNPAYNAGPDHPVERISWEDAVNYCNNRSIREGLQPCYRGYMDDLYCDFGANGYRLPTEAEWEYAARGGARGRGFSFSGSNSLAEVAWYSHNSGQKSHRVGSRDPNELGLYDMSGNVWEWCWDWYDPAYYSWGAYSDPRGPDHGTQRTLRGGSWNYDSTLNRVAFRNMDLSTTKYYNLGLRVVRSRM, from the coding sequence ATGCAACTGTTACCCGGCGCCAAAATTCGCGATTACGAGATCATCCGCCTCATCGGCAGCGGCGGCATGGGCGAAGTGTGGCTGGCCCGCGAAACCATGCTGGACCGTCTGGTGGCGGTGAAGCTGATCAGCGTTCGGCTCACCCAGGACCAGGCTTTTGCCGCCCGCTTTCAGAATGAGGCCCGCATCCAGGCCCGGCTCAGCCATCCCCACATCGTTGGCCTGCTGTCCTTTTTTGAAGAGCGGGGCGATTATTGCATGGTGCAGGAATACGCGCCCGGCATCACCCTCAGGGAACTGATAGAACGCACCGGACCCATCCCGGAGCGTCGCGCTCTGGGCATTTTCCGCCAGCTGGTGGAGGCCCTGGCTTACGCGCACAACAAGGGGATCATCCACCGGGACGTGAAGCCGGCCAACATCATGGTGGACACGCAAAACAGCGACGCCGTGAAGGTGATGGATTTCGGTATCGCGCGGCTGCTGGAGGACGGGCATCTCACCCGGCCCGGATCGGTGGTGGGTTCCACTTCCTACATGAGCCCCGAACAGGTGCTTTCGCAGGAAAACCTTGATCAGCGCACGGACATCTATTCCGCCGGCGTGGTCCTCTACGAAATGCTCAGCGGCCGCCTGCCCTTCGATCCGAACAGCGAAAGCCACTACAGCATCCAGAACAAGATCGTATCCCAGGAGCTTCCGGACCCCCGCTCAGTTTATCCTTACATCAGCGATGCCACCGTCTTTCTGCTGCGTCGCCTCACCCAGAAAAACCGCGATTTCCGCCTCGCCAGGATCGCCAACGCGCTGAATCTGGCGGATCACGGCTCCCAGGGCGTTATGGGGTCCGCGCCGGGAAAGGATTTCCCCTCCGCCGCGGATGAGGATCTGGTTTTGGAGGATCCCCCCAAACGCGCCAAAACCTGGCTGGACTTTTGGTACATCTACCTCCTCCTGATCGGCCTGATCGCCTTTCTGCTCTACCGTTACGCCACCTCACCCGTCCAAACGGACTGGCCCGTCCAACCCGGGTCTGTTGCTGGCACGGACACGGCCGGAGTGGAAGTGGCGCCGCTGGCTGCCAAAACGGTGGAAAAATACATGCCCGCGGGCCCGGATTTCATCTATGTGGCCGGCGGCACCTTCCACATGGGCGCCAACGGCGTCAACGCCAATGAACAGCCGGTGCACCAGGTGCAGGTTTCCCCCTTTTACATCTGCCGCCACGAGGTCACCCAGGCCGAATGGAGCTCGGTGCTGGGCCACAATCCCGCTTACAATGCGGGTCCAGACCATCCCGTGGAGCGCATCAGCTGGGAAGACGCCGTCAATTACTGCAACAACCGCAGCATCAGGGAAGGCCTCCAACCCTGTTACAGAGGCTATATGGACGATCTCTATTGTGATTTCGGCGCCAACGGCTACCGCCTGCCCACCGAGGCCGAGTGGGAATATGCCGCCCGCGGAGGTGCCCGGGGCCGGGGTTTCAGCTTCTCTGGCTCCAACTCTTTGGCAGAAGTGGCCTGGTACAGCCATAATTCCGGCCAAAAGTCCCACCGCGTGGGCTCCCGCGATCCCAACGAGCTGGGCCTTTACGACATGAGCGGCAACGTTTGGGAATGGTGCTGGGACTGGTATGATCCCGCCTACTACAGCTGGGGGGCCTACAGCGACCCGCGCGGCCCGGACCACGGCACCCAGAGAACCCTGCGGGGCGGCTCCTGGAACTACGACAGCACCCTCAACCGCGTTGCCTTCCGCAACATGGACCTTAGCACCACCAAATATTACAATCTCGGGCTGCGGGTGGTGCGTTCGCGGATGTGA
- a CDS encoding bifunctional serine/threonine-protein kinase/formylglycine-generating enzyme family protein, translating to MQLSPGVKIRDYEAVRLIGSGGMGEVWLARDDMLDREVAIKRLNNLLTQDADFAARFQSEARIQAKLKHPNIVGILAFFAEAGDYYMVLEYAPGITLRELIDRTGPVPEQRALRIFDQIAAALASAHAKGIIHRDVKPSNIMVDPANADHVLMMDFGIARLLSEGHLTRTGTRLGTMHYMSPEQVMAVKDIDARSDVYSAGVVLYEMLSGRLPFNADTDSEYVIQHKIVTEEIPDPRAVYPHISEAAMALLRSCTIKDRNLRPPGFGENAVAPIPQASVPLQVLPPLSPASTIPIPKQFENLHTNLVLIEGGTFMMGSEQGNTDEKPVHAVTLSPYYICMYQVTQAEWIKIMGVSPSRFRGHDLPVDSVSWNDAVEFCNRLSVQSGLRPCYRTLREGGSLRSQIIEADWSANGFRLPTEAEWEYAARGGKYGRGFQFSGSDQVDAVAWYSGNSGGQPHPVGSKQANELGLFDMSGNVWEWCWDWYDSAYYATSPGHDPQGPSTGSYRMLRGGFWDNGATGCRVSYRGNGDPCDGYSYYGFRVCRTIN from the coding sequence ATGCAATTGTCACCCGGCGTTAAAATTCGCGATTACGAGGCCGTGCGCCTGATCGGCAGCGGCGGCATGGGTGAGGTGTGGCTGGCCCGGGATGACATGCTGGACCGCGAGGTGGCCATCAAACGGCTGAACAACCTGCTCACCCAGGACGCTGATTTCGCCGCCCGCTTCCAAAGCGAGGCCCGCATCCAGGCCAAACTCAAGCATCCGAACATCGTGGGCATCCTCGCCTTTTTCGCCGAGGCCGGAGACTACTATATGGTGCTGGAATACGCTCCCGGCATCACTCTGCGCGAGTTGATCGACCGCACGGGCCCCGTCCCGGAACAGCGCGCCCTGCGGATCTTTGACCAGATCGCCGCCGCCCTGGCCTCCGCCCACGCCAAGGGCATCATCCACCGCGACGTGAAACCCTCCAACATCATGGTCGATCCCGCCAATGCCGACCACGTGCTGATGATGGATTTCGGCATCGCCAGATTGCTTTCGGAAGGCCACCTCACCCGCACCGGCACACGCTTGGGCACCATGCACTACATGAGCCCGGAACAGGTGATGGCGGTGAAAGACATCGATGCCCGCAGCGACGTCTATTCAGCCGGCGTGGTGCTCTACGAAATGCTCAGCGGCCGCCTGCCCTTCAATGCCGACACCGACAGCGAATACGTGATCCAGCACAAGATCGTCACGGAAGAGATCCCCGACCCGCGGGCCGTTTATCCCCACATCTCCGAAGCGGCCATGGCTCTGCTGAGGTCATGCACCATCAAGGACAGAAATCTGCGCCCGCCCGGATTTGGCGAAAATGCTGTAGCTCCCATACCTCAGGCATCAGTACCATTACAAGTTTTACCGCCATTATCTCCAGCGTCAACGATCCCCATTCCTAAACAATTCGAAAATCTGCACACCAACCTGGTCCTCATCGAAGGCGGCACTTTCATGATGGGCTCAGAGCAGGGCAATACTGATGAAAAACCAGTCCATGCGGTGACTTTGTCGCCATATTATATCTGCATGTATCAAGTTACGCAAGCGGAGTGGATTAAAATCATGGGAGTCTCCCCATCTCGGTTTCGAGGCCACGATCTTCCCGTTGATTCAGTATCGTGGAATGATGCGGTCGAATTCTGCAATCGCTTGAGCGTCCAGTCGGGCTTGCGGCCTTGTTATCGAACCCTGAGAGAAGGCGGCAGTCTCCGGTCACAGATCATTGAGGCAGATTGGTCGGCCAACGGTTTCAGGCTCCCCACCGAGGCGGAGTGGGAGTACGCGGCCCGGGGCGGGAAATATGGCCGCGGTTTCCAATTCTCCGGCTCTGATCAAGTTGACGCGGTTGCCTGGTATAGTGGCAATTCCGGAGGGCAACCCCATCCGGTGGGATCCAAACAGGCCAATGAACTGGGTCTCTTCGATATGAGCGGCAACGTCTGGGAATGGTGCTGGGATTGGTATGACAGCGCTTACTATGCCACAAGTCCGGGCCATGATCCCCAGGGTCCGAGTACGGGCTCATACCGTATGTTGCGCGGTGGCTTCTGGGACAACGGTGCAACTGGCTGCCGGGTGTCGTACCGTGGTAACGGCGATCCGTGCGACGGCTACAGCTACTACGGGTTCCGTGTCTGCAGGACTATAAATTGA
- a CDS encoding Ig-like domain-containing protein, whose product MKKVFDLILLLALLLLASCGSKKSPTGGPEDLDRPAILSSLPAQFGQITNGRLEINFSKPLDKSSVTQAVYIYPPVQDKKISVDKSTLLIRFNEELLPDTNYYVTVSTRLKDIRGNSPLENQTLVFASGQLNQLQLAGTVSFEDEADAALPVQLRLLSADSLNVISTVSRGPAYALETLNPASYLLRAYIDKDRNNRHDPDSEPFFSASVNLRRSQNLDITLAYADSTRPVMKLAQARHQREVEILFSEPLSGYDSVKLNRLDNGGELPVLITSLAGDKLTLLTGVQEAQEYRVEVRGARDARGNSTPVDKADFRSSQIADTAAPTVLSSTPRNGTSVNTLEPTLEIRFSETIPASALKATLKAAEANAEIAITLGGADTATYTFKPTRALQNYRSYVLTVSAADISGNKLAEEYKLNFLPLLRTP is encoded by the coding sequence ATGAAAAAGGTTTTTGACCTTATCCTGCTGCTGGCGCTGCTTTTGCTGGCTTCCTGCGGCAGCAAAAAAAGCCCCACCGGCGGCCCCGAGGATCTGGACCGTCCCGCCATCCTCAGTTCCCTGCCCGCGCAGTTTGGCCAGATCACGAACGGACGCCTCGAGATCAATTTCTCCAAGCCGCTGGACAAGAGTTCCGTAACCCAGGCGGTGTATATCTATCCTCCGGTGCAGGACAAGAAGATCAGCGTGGACAAGAGCACCCTGCTCATCCGCTTCAACGAGGAGCTTTTGCCGGACACGAACTACTACGTGACCGTGAGCACCAGGCTGAAGGACATCCGCGGCAATTCGCCCCTGGAAAACCAGACCCTCGTCTTTGCCAGCGGCCAGCTCAACCAACTTCAACTGGCCGGCACCGTGAGCTTTGAAGATGAGGCGGACGCGGCCTTGCCGGTGCAGCTGCGGCTGCTTTCCGCCGATTCGCTGAACGTGATCAGCACTGTTTCCCGCGGCCCGGCCTACGCCCTGGAAACCCTCAATCCCGCGTCCTATCTGCTCCGCGCCTACATCGACAAAGACCGCAACAACCGCCACGACCCGGACAGCGAACCCTTCTTTTCCGCCAGCGTGAACCTGCGGCGTTCCCAAAACCTGGACATCACCCTGGCCTATGCCGACAGCACCCGGCCCGTGATGAAACTCGCCCAGGCCCGGCACCAGCGCGAAGTGGAGATACTTTTTTCCGAACCCCTGTCCGGCTACGACTCCGTGAAACTGAACCGCCTGGATAACGGCGGCGAGCTCCCTGTCCTGATCACCAGCCTTGCCGGAGACAAACTCACCCTGCTCACCGGGGTCCAGGAAGCCCAGGAATACCGCGTCGAGGTCCGCGGCGCGCGAGACGCCCGGGGCAACAGCACTCCGGTGGACAAGGCCGATTTCCGCTCCTCCCAGATCGCCGATACCGCCGCGCCTACCGTTTTATCCAGCACCCCCCGCAACGGCACTTCCGTGAATACCCTGGAACCAACTCTGGAAATACGTTTTTCCGAAACCATCCCCGCCTCCGCGCTGAAAGCCACGCTCAAGGCCGCGGAAGCCAACGCGGAAATCGCCATCACCCTTGGCGGCGCCGATACAGCCACCTACACCTTCAAACCCACGCGCGCCCTGCAAAACTACCGCTCCTATGTCCTCACCGTCTCCGCCGCCGATATCAGCGGCAACAAACTGGCCGAGGAATATAAACTGAACTTCCTGCCCCTGCTGAGAACCCCATAG
- a CDS encoding riboflavin synthase: protein MFTGIIQATAKILRVVPSGGVKIVAIQRPAVLAELREGASIACDGICLTVISFNQASFEVEVMAETLAKSTAGAWNTNTLLNLEPALKLGDRLDGHWVQGHIDRVAKLLETSTRSGTTRLRFSLDPRDRELLVPQGSVAVNGVSLTLAELGPTSFSVALISHTLRNSNLGQLASGASVNLEYDVFGKYVRALRQSGSLSLEGLNEKGF from the coding sequence ATGTTCACAGGCATCATCCAGGCCACAGCCAAGATCCTCCGCGTGGTTCCCTCCGGCGGCGTTAAGATAGTCGCCATCCAGCGTCCCGCCGTGTTGGCAGAACTCCGGGAGGGCGCCAGCATCGCCTGCGACGGCATTTGCCTCACCGTTATCAGCTTCAACCAAGCCAGCTTCGAGGTGGAGGTGATGGCCGAAACCCTGGCCAAAAGCACCGCCGGGGCCTGGAACACCAACACCCTGCTCAATCTGGAACCCGCGCTCAAGCTTGGTGACCGCCTGGACGGACACTGGGTGCAGGGCCACATCGACCGCGTGGCCAAGCTGCTGGAAACCAGCACGAGAAGCGGCACCACCCGGCTGCGCTTTTCCCTCGACCCCCGCGACCGCGAACTGCTGGTGCCGCAAGGCTCCGTGGCCGTGAACGGCGTCAGCCTCACCCTCGCGGAACTCGGCCCCACATCTTTCAGCGTGGCCCTGATCTCCCACACCCTCCGGAATTCCAATCTCGGCCAGCTGGCGTCCGGGGCGTCCGTCAACCTCGAATACGACGTGTTCGGCAAATATGTGCGCGCGCTGCGCCAAAGCGGCTCTCTGAGCCTGGAAGGACTCAATGAAAAAGGTTTTTGA
- the recR gene encoding recombination mediator RecR, with protein sequence MLVSPALERLIQSLNRFPGIGRKTAQRLAWFLVSQNKDFALELAATITSTVESFTSCGLCNMLAESDPCPFCASGERSDALLCVVESTADIQIIENMNDYRGRYFVLGHLLSPIDGYGPEQIRSEQLLARIAALRPEELVLALKPSPEGEATIHYLSELLKDKGVQVTRLSTGIPFGGDLEYSSQLTLANAWKRRYPV encoded by the coding sequence ATGCTCGTTTCCCCCGCTCTGGAACGCCTGATCCAGTCCCTGAACCGCTTTCCCGGCATTGGCCGCAAGACCGCGCAGCGCCTGGCCTGGTTTCTGGTGAGCCAAAACAAGGATTTCGCCCTGGAACTGGCCGCCACCATCACCAGCACGGTGGAAAGCTTCACCAGCTGCGGCCTCTGCAACATGCTGGCCGAAAGCGATCCCTGCCCCTTCTGCGCTTCCGGCGAGCGTTCCGACGCCCTCCTCTGTGTGGTGGAAAGCACGGCCGACATCCAGATCATCGAAAACATGAACGACTACAGGGGACGCTATTTCGTGCTGGGCCATCTGCTCTCCCCCATCGACGGCTACGGCCCCGAGCAGATCCGCTCCGAACAATTGCTGGCCCGGATCGCCGCGCTGCGCCCAGAGGAACTGGTGCTGGCCCTCAAACCCTCTCCGGAAGGCGAGGCCACCATCCATTACCTATCCGAATTGCTGAAAGACAAAGGCGTTCAGGTTACCCGCCTCTCCACCGGCATCCCCTTCGGCGGCGACCTGGAATACAGCAGCCAGCTCACCCTCGCCAACGCCTGGAAACGGCGCTATCCGGTTTAA
- a CDS encoding YbaB/EbfC family nucleoid-associated protein, which produces MQNMNQLMKQAQKMQQEMLRSQQELESKVFAITTGGGVVKLEMTGKYEVRSLTIDPEAVSPDDVEMLQDLILAALKEAHAQVAMASEEIMGKVTGGMKIPGLM; this is translated from the coding sequence ATGCAAAACATGAATCAACTGATGAAACAGGCCCAGAAGATGCAGCAGGAGATGCTGAGATCCCAGCAGGAACTGGAATCCAAGGTCTTCGCCATTACCACCGGCGGCGGTGTGGTCAAGCTGGAAATGACCGGCAAATACGAAGTACGATCCCTCACCATCGATCCCGAGGCAGTGAGCCCGGACGACGTGGAGATGCTGCAGGACCTGATCCTGGCGGCACTTAAGGAAGCTCACGCCCAGGTGGCCATGGCCTCGGAAGAGATCATGGGCAAAGTTACCGGCGGCATGAAGATCCCCGGGCTGATGTAG